The Streptomyces hundungensis genome contains the following window.
GTGGACGTACTGCACCAGGGCGAATCCCGGCACCAGCGGGAAGCCGGGGCAGTGGCCCTGGAGGAAGGGGGCGCCGTGGGCCACGGTGACGCTGCCGCGCACGGTCTCCTCGGCGGGCCGCGGGGCGGTGGGTTCGTGGGGCCACGAGGGCTCCAACTCGGCGATGGTGAGGGCCTCTTCGAGCATCATGGACGTGTCCTCCTCATCCGCCCAGCAGGGCGCAACCGACGGTGCCGTCCCGGTCGATCCCGGTGACCAGGGCCGTCGCACCGGGGGGCAGCCCGCCCTCTTCGGCGAGGGCCAGGACCGCCCCCGTCTGGAAGGCGGTGGCCGCCGCCGAGGCGTCCCCGAGCAGCGGGCGGCACCGGATCAGGCGGGGGTCGGCGCCCTCGGGCAGGGCCCGCAGGACGGCGTCCTCCTCGCCCTCGGCGCCGAGTGGCGCGACGACGCGTACGCTCGCCGCGTCCACTCCGGCGTCGTCCAGGACGGCGCGTACACAGGTGGTGAGGGCGTCGGCCGCCGCAGCGGGACGATGGTAGGCGCGGAAGCGGGTGCCCAGGAGCCGGGCGAGCGGGGTGCGGCCCGCGGCCGAGGCGCTCGCGGCCGGCTCCAGGAGCCAGACCACCGCGCCCTCGCCGAGCGGGGGCCGCTCGGCTTCGGCGGCGGCGTGCCACTCCAGCCAGGCGCGCTGCGTCGAGTACTCCTCCGCCGCTCCGCACAGGACGCGGTCGCAGTGGCCGCCCCGGTGGAGGCGGGCGGCGTAGCCGAGGGCGAGCAGACCGGTCAGCCAGCCGCCCGCGACGGTGGTGTTGGGGCCCTTGATGCCGTGCCAGATGGCGCTCTGGCCGGCCATCCGGTTCATCACGGTGTTGGGGAAGCGCGCCGGGTCGACGAGGTAGGGGCGCTCCCCGGTCAGCGAGTCCCGGGTGAAGTCCATGATGCTCTGGACGCTGCCGTGGCCGGTGCCGAGCACCAGGGCGAGCCGTTCGGGGTGCTCGACGACGTCGGGCCCGCACTCCTGGAGCAGCTGTCCGTACGCCGCGACGGCGAGCGCGGTCAGCCGGTCCATGGTGCGGGTGCCCTTCTTGCCGAGCGCGCCGGCGGGGCTGAACTCCCGTACCAGGGCGGCCTGTTGGTAGGGACCGGGATGGTGCGAGGGGTCGAGCGGGGCCTGGGCGTTCGCGCCGGCGGCGAGGCCCGCGCGGTAGGCCTCGCGGCCCGCGCCGTAGGGAGAGAGCGCGGACCAGGCGGAGAAGACGAGGTCGCCCGCGGGTGCGGGCCGGACCGTGGGGCCCGGGTCGTCGAGGGTGGCGGCGCCGGTCATGCCGTGGTCCCGCGGGCCGCCGTCTGCCCCGGCTTGCCGTTGAGGGCGTTGAGCAGCCGGTCGTCGAAGTTGACCAGGCTCCAGTCGCGGCGGTTCTCGATCACGGCCCAGCCGTGGGTGATGCGGCCGGTGGTGGTGGGCACGAGGACGCCGTCGCGCAGGACGTAGGTGTCCATGCGGGCGGTGTAGGTGAAGCGCTTGAAGACGTTCTCGACGGTGAAGACGGTGTAGAGCGTCTCCTCCATCCGGGCCTCGTCCAGGACGGTGATCCGCGAGTGCGGGACGACCGGGATCCAGTCCTGCTCGTCGAGCAGGGTCTTGATGGAGACGCCCCGGTCGGCCAGGAACAGGTCGACGACCTCCTCCATCTGCCGCAGATAGCCGGACATCTGCACGCGCTCGGTGAAGTGGCAGTAGAAGTACGGCATCCGCCAGGCCCAGCCGAAGGCGTTGCGGCCCTCGGTGAGCTGCTCCAGGGGGTCCGCGCCGGGCCGCAGCGCGATGGGCTCCGCGCCCGCGCCGAGGCGGTCCACGACCGCGCCTTCCAGGGCGGCGGGCGGCTGCTCCGCCTCGTGGCCGCGCGGGTCGAACCGGAACTGCACGGCGACCTTGGACACGACGGCCCGCTGTATCTCGCCGTCGCGCCGCACCGTCATCTCGACGGTGAGCCGCATCCCGTCGCCCTTGTCCGGCGCGGGGGCGACGACGGCGCTCGCCACGTCGTCGATGTGGAACGCGGTGAGGATCTTGGTGTCGATGTCGGTGATGTCCACGCCGAGGCCGTACCGCTCGTACAACTGCCCCGCAGGGAAGCCGAGTTGGCGCAGGTGGTCGTAGACGGCCTCCTCCACCATGTAGTTGACGTGCTTGAAGCCGATCCAGGTGCAGATGTTGGACCCCTCGTAGCGGGGGCGTATCTCCACGCGGGTGGTGCCGTCCGTCGCGGCGGTGCTGACGCTCATGGCTTCTCCAGGAGGGAAACGGGGGCCGCGGCGGCGTGCCGCGCCGGGCAGGGGTCGGCGGCGAGGAAGTCGCACACCAGGCGGGTGACGCGATCGGCGGCCTCCACCATCGGAAAGTGGCCGCACTCTTCGAGGAGTTCGAACCGGGCGCCGCGGACGGCGCCTGCCAGCGCGCGGCCGTCCTCGGCGCGGGCGGCGATGTCCTGCGCG
Protein-coding sequences here:
- a CDS encoding beta-ketoacyl synthase N-terminal-like domain-containing protein, whose protein sequence is MTGAATLDDPGPTVRPAPAGDLVFSAWSALSPYGAGREAYRAGLAAGANAQAPLDPSHHPGPYQQAALVREFSPAGALGKKGTRTMDRLTALAVAAYGQLLQECGPDVVEHPERLALVLGTGHGSVQSIMDFTRDSLTGERPYLVDPARFPNTVMNRMAGQSAIWHGIKGPNTTVAGGWLTGLLALGYAARLHRGGHCDRVLCGAAEEYSTQRAWLEWHAAAEAERPPLGEGAVVWLLEPAASASAAGRTPLARLLGTRFRAYHRPAAAADALTTCVRAVLDDAGVDAASVRVVAPLGAEGEEDAVLRALPEGADPRLIRCRPLLGDASAAATAFQTGAVLALAEEGGLPPGATALVTGIDRDGTVGCALLGG